From Medicago truncatula cultivar Jemalong A17 chromosome 7, MtrunA17r5.0-ANR, whole genome shotgun sequence, a single genomic window includes:
- the LOC11415244 gene encoding transcription factor MYB16 codes for MGRSPCCEKVGLKKGPWTSEEDQKLLSYIEEHGHGSWRSLPTKAGLERCGKSCRLRWTNYLRPDIKRGKFSVQEEQTIIQLHAFLGNRWSSIATRLPKRTDNEIKNYWNTHLKKRLTKMGIDPVTHKPKNETLLPENHSKNVANLSHKAQWESARLEAEARLVRESKLRSQLQHQFGSNTSVFPSQSSSSSSNQVLNIKEEGEKEWKGYEDSTHLLEFKDLMENSSMAFSSTLQHEMTMINVAEEGFTNLLLDNSNSGDLSLSPESGGECNTCDGSGSGGGSDFNEDNKNYWNNILNLVNSSPSDSSMF; via the exons ATGGGGAGATCACCATGTTGTGAAAAGGTTGGTTTAAAGAAAGGGCCATGGACATCTGAGGAAGATCAAAAGCTCTTATCATACATTGAAGAACATGGTCATGGAAGCTGGCGTTCTTTGCCTACAAAAGCTG gacttgagaggtgtGGCAAGAGCTGCAGACTAAGATGGACTAATTATCTAAGGCCGGATATTAAGAGGGGAAAGTTTAGTGTGCAAGAAGAACAAACCATTATTCAACTTCATGCATTTTTAGGCAACAG GTGGTCATCAATAGCCACACGTTTGCCCAAGAGAACAGATAATGAAATCAAGAACTATTGGAACACACATCTTAAGAAAAGATTAACCAAAATGGGAATTGATCCTGTTACACACAAGCCAAAAAATGAAACCCTTTTGCCTGAAAATCATTCCAAGAATGTTGCAAATCTTAGCCACAAGGCTCAATGGGAGAGTGCAAGACTTGAAGCTGAAGCAAGATTGGTTAGAGAATCAAAGTTACGTTCGCAGTTGCAACATCAATTTGGAAGTAATACTTCTGTTTTTCCGTCGCAATCTTCGTCATCATCTTCAAATCAAGTACTAAATATTAAAGAAGAAGGTGAGAAAGAGTGGAAAGGTTATGAAGATTCAACACATTTGTTAGAATTCAAAGATTTGATGGAGAATTCATCAATGGCTTTTAGTTCTACATTGCAACATGAGATGACAATGATCAATGTTGCTGAGGAGGGTTTCACTAATCTCTTGCTTGATAATTCTAACTCCGGTGACCTGAGCTTGTCACCGGAGAGCGGTGGAGAATGTAATACTTGTGATGGAAGTGGTAGCGGCGGTGGAAGTGATTTCAATGAAGATAACAAGAACTATTGGAACAACATTCTTAATTTAGTTAATTCTTCGCCTTCTGATTCGTCAATGTTCTAA
- the LOC11406997 gene encoding cystathionine gamma-synthase 1, chloroplastic encodes MAVSSFHRVFTFECRSDPDFTSLPSTDNHHHNRRRHFPTTSLSSAAAISSPILRFPPNFQRQLSTKARRNCSNIGVAQIVAASWSNEGTGNPNAGVPTPVPAVASAVDATTAPVPLDLDADVTDGDVVENGAVQTNRSSYSSFLKSDASKTIHAAERLGRAIVTDGITTPVVNTSAYFFKKTADLIDFKEKRQTSYEYGRYGNPTSTVLEEKISELEGAESTILMASGMCASIVLLMALVPAGGHLVTTTDCYRKTRIFIETVLPKMGITTSVVDPADVGALQSALEQNKVSLFFTESPTNPFLRCVDIKLVSELCHKNGALLVIDGTFATPLNQKALALGADLVMHSCTKYIGGHHDVLGGCISGSLKLISEIRILHHILGGALNPNAAYLFIRGMKTLHLRVQQQNSTGMRMAKLLEAHPKVKRVYYPGLPSHPEHELAMRQMTGFGGVVSFEIDGDITTTIKFIDSLKIPYIAASFGGCESIVDQPAILSYWDLPASERAKWKIYDNLVRFSFGIEDFEDLKADVLQALEAI; translated from the exons ATGGCCGTTTCAAGTTTCCACCGCGTTTTCACCTTCGAATGCCGTTCCGATCCCGATTTCACCTCCCTTCCATCCACCGACAACCACCACCACAACCGCCGTCGTCATTTCCCAACAACCTCCCTTTCCTCTGCAGCTGCCATCTCCTCCCCCATCCTCCGTTTTCCTCCAAATTTCCAGCGTCAACTCAGCACCAAAGCGCGTCGTAACTGCAGCAACATCGGTGTTGCACAAATCGTCGCTGCTTCGTGGTCTAATGAAGGAACTGGGAACCCCAACGCTGGGGTTCCAACTCCGGTGCCGGCTGTTGCATCTGCTGTTGATGCAACAACTGCGCCGGTGCCTTTAGACCTCGACGCCGATGTCACCGATGGCGATGTCGTCGAAAATGGGGCTGTACAGACTAACCGTAGTTCTTATTCTTCGTTTTTGAAATCCGATGCTAGCAAAACGATTCATGCCg CTGAGAGACTTGGTAGGGCTATTGTAACTGATGGAATTACCACTCCTGTTGTGAACACTTCTGCctacttttttaagaaaactgcTGATCTTATTGATTTTaag GAGAAACGTCAAACTAGTTATGAATATGGGCGCTACGGCAACCCAACCAGTACTGTTTTAGAAGAGAAGATaag TGAACTGGAAGGGGCTGAGTCAACTATCTTAATGGCATCTGGGATGTGTGCTAGCATAGTCTTGCTGATGGCGCTGGTTCCAGCTGGTGGACATCTTGTGACTACTACTGATTGTTACAGGAAGACTAGGATATTTATAGAGACTGTTCTTCCAAAGATGGGGATCACG ACATCCGTGGTTGATCCTGCTGATGTTGGAGCCTTGCAATCTGCTTTGGAGCAGAACAAG GTGTCTCTATTCTTCACCGAGTCTCCTACCAATCCATTCCTGAGATGTGTTGACATTAAGCTGGTTTCAGAACTTTGCCACAAGAATGGGGCTTTGCTTGTCATTGATGGTACATTTGCTACGCCTTTGAACCAGAAGGCCCTTGCCCTTGGTGCTGATTTGGTTATGCACTCTTGTACGAAGTACATCGGTGGACATCATGAT GTACTTGGTGGTTGCATAAGTGGCTCTTTGAAGTTGATCTCAGAAATTCGAATTTTGCATCATATTTTGGGCGGTGCTCTTAACCCG AATGCTGCATACCTATTCATCAGAGGCATGAAAACGCTGCATCTTCGTGTACAGCAACAGAATTCAACCGGAATGAGGATGGCCAAACTTTTAGAGGCACATCCCAAG GTGAAGCGTGTCTACTATCCAGGCTTGCCAAGTCATCCTGAACACGAGCTTGCCATGAGGCAGATGACTGGTTTTGGAGGTGTGGTCAGTTTTGAG ATTGATGGAGATATAACAACCacaattaaatttattgattcaCTAAAAATCCCATATATTGCTGCCTCTTTTGGTGGCTGTGAGAGCATTGTGGATCAACCGGCCATTTTGTCTTACTG GGACCTTCCTGCATCAGAAAGGGCCAAGTGGAAGATTTATGACAATTTGGTTCGATTCAGCTTTGGAATTGAAGATTTTGAGGATTTGAAGGCTGATGTCTTGCAGGCACTGGAAGCCATATAG